The following DNA comes from candidate division KSB1 bacterium.
GAGAATCCTTTTCTTCTATTTGACATCTAAAGTATATAATTCGTTCAATACGCTCATTAAATATTTTATAAGCCGTTTTTAGTTATATCAATTTCAATTTAATCGATTTTAAAATTATTTTTGATCGCTATGAGCGTTTTTAGATTAAAAAAAGCTTGACTTTTTAATTTTCTTTTTGTATATTAATTTCGTTCATATCGCTCATTTAGAGAAAACCACATTTCAGTCATTTATTAATTTATTAGGAGGTCGTTATGTCTCGAATGAAAATGTTCTTCATGTTACTACTTTCAATTTTCATCACTTCATTTGTAGTTCATGCCCAGACTGCTCGTTTGCAAGTCATTCACAATTCTGCTGATCCTGTTGCAAGTAAAGTGGACATCTATTTAAACGGCACGAAATTGTTAGATGATTTTGCGTTCAGAGCAGCCACGCCTTTTATCGATGCTCCTGCAAATCAAGAGCTTTCGATTGGTGTTGCTCCTGCCACTAGTAGCTCACCAAGCGATATCATTGCCACTTTTAAGGTAACTTTAGCAGAAGGCAGAAGGTACATTGCGATTGCGAGTGGAGTATTGGACCCGTCGAAATTCGCTTCGAATCCTGATGGTAAAGAGACCGCCTTTAAGCTGCTTATTAAGGAGAATGCTCAGGAATCCGCAATGACCAGCGGCAATGTCGAGTTTGCTGTCATGCATGGGTCCACCGACGCGCCGACCGTAGATATCGTAGCTCGGGGTATAGCAACCTTGGTTGATAATGCACCATACGCAGCGATAACCGATTACATTTCGGTTCCTGCTGCTGATTATACCATTGACGTAAAAGATGCTTCTGGTACCGTCGTAGTTGCCACTTTTGGGGCTCCGTTGTCTGGTTTAACGAACGGTGCTGCATTTGTATTTGCTTCTGGCTTTTTAACCCCATCGGCCAACCAAAACGGAGCAGCATTTGGAATATTTGCAGCTTTACCCAATGGTGATGTGATTGCCTTGCCTAGCATTACAACAGCACGTCTGCAAGTGATTCACAACGCGGCAGATCCTGCGGCAGACTCGGTTGATATTTATTTGAACGGAGCAAAAATATTGGATAATTTTGCGTTTCGTGCTGCAACGCCTTTTATTAATGCTCCTGCAAATCAGAACATTGTGGTAGGAGTTGCGCCGAAAACAAGTTCATCATCCAGTGATATAGTTGCAAGCTTCACTTTCAATCTCTTAGCTGGCGAAAAATATATTGCCGTTGCAAATGGTGTACTAAACCCAATTAATTTCGCACCAAATCCTGATGGAAAAAGTACTGCGTTTAATATATTCGTTAAAGACATGGCCCAAGAGTCAGCTAAGGTCAGTGGCAATGTTGAATTCGCCATAATGCATGGTTCGACTGATGCCCCAACTGTGGACATAGTCGCTCGTGGCGTAGCGACATTGGTCGATGATGCACCCTACGCCGCGATAACCGATTACATTTCGGTTCCTGCTGCCGATTATATTATTGATGTCAAAGATGCATCTGGTATGGTAACAATCGCCACTTTTCGAGCTCCGCTTTCTGGCTTAGCTAATGGAGCTGCGTTCGTTCTTGCTTCAGGATTCCTGAATCCAGCAGCCAACCAAAACGGCAAAGCCTTTGCTATATTAGCAGTTCTGCCTGATGGCACTGTCATCGAACTGCCTGCTATCACCACCGCTCGAGTGCAGGTGATTCATAATGCGGCAGATCCTGCAGCCAAATTTGTCGATATTTATCTGAACGGAGTCAAATTGCTGGATGACTTTGCCTTCCGCGCTGCCACTCCTTTTATCGATGCTCCTGCTAATCAAAATATTACTATCGGCGTCGCTCCTAATTCCAGCACTTCAGCAAACGATGTTATTGCTAATTTCACTGTTAATCTCCTAGCAGGCGAATCTTATGTGGCAATTGCCAATGGGGTGCTGGACCCAAGCAAATTTGTCGCTAATCCTGATGGAAGGAATACCGCATTCACCATTTGGTTGAAAGACATGGCTCGAGAGAGAGGAACTGGATCGAATGTGGATTTCATCATCGTTCATGGAGCCACTGATGTAGATGCTGTGAAGGTCATGGTGAAAAACGGGCCGACGCTTGTTGAGAGTGCCTCTTATGGTGATATTACTGATTACATTTCAGTACCTGCTGCCTCGTACGACATTCGTCTGATTCGAACTCGTGATGGGGCAACTTTGGGTGCTTTTGACGTCAATCTCAGCAATCTTGCTGGCAGCTCGGCTGTCGTCTTGGCCTCAGGATTTCGCAAGGACACTGGCAATCAAGGTGGGGAATCTTTCCAGTTGATCGGCGTTCTCGCTAATGGTCAGGTTGTTATCTTCAAAGATCCCCCAACAAGTGCGAATGGATTTGTGGATTCAGTAATTCCAACCCAATTTGAATTAAAGCAGAATTATCCAAATCCGTTTAATCCAACTACAACGATTACATTCTCTCTGCCGACTTCTGAGTTTGTGAAGCTTAGCGTTTACAACACACTGGGACAGCAGGTAGCAACCCTTGTCAATGAGAGGCTTAATGCTGGTCAATACAATCTGCTGTTTGATGGTTCCAATCTGAAATCGGGAATCTATTACTACCGAATCGAAGCAGGTAACTTCACTTCGACCAAACGATTGGTATTGATCCGTTAGCTTTAACCTGAGAAGAGAAAGGCTGGTAATTATGCCAGCCTTTCTCGTTTTGCCTTATCAATCAAATTCATAAATTTTAAATTTCCGATTTGCAAAAATCTCCGATTGAACTCATGCGATTCATAATAGTTTGAGCTCATAAATTATCTTTCCGATTTGAGAGGTAGAAAGGACTTGCATTTCGATATTAAGCGATAATGTTTAGCTATCAGATTCTATGAAGATCTATACTTTAGAAACTAAAACAATTCTGAACAACCCTATTGATGACATATTTCCGTTTTTCGCCAATGCCGAGAATCTCGATCGAGTGACTCCACCATGGTTGAAATTCGAAATTTTGACGCCGCTGCCGATCGAAATGAAGATCGGTACGATTGTGGATTACCGATTGCAGTTGCACGGTATTCCGATTCGCTGGCGCTCCAAAATTACAGAATGGAACCCTCCTTTAAAATTCACCGACGTGCAGATAAAAGGACCATATCGCTTTTGGAAACACGAACATCTTTTCATTGCGGAAGGAAATCAAACCAGAATGACCGATCGAGTGCAATATGCCATTCCTGGATGGATATTTGCACCGCTCATTCATCTGCTTTTAGTACAACCAGACCTTGAAAAAATTTTTCGATATCGAGAGCGCAAATTTCTAGAAATTTTTAAAGGTGATGGACCGGTGAGATCTGGTGGAATGAATATGATTGTGCCCCATTCAGCTTAATCTTTATCTTTTTCCCATTTTCGAAAAAAATCTACCACGTTTGCCTCTTTTGACATCACTATATATTTAGAGCATTTTCTTAAAAATTTGAGCTGAATGATCGCTCAATTTATTTTATAGAAACTGAACGAACATTTCAATGATTTTGCTTTTCGGTTACATGTTAGTTGCAATGTGTGTCACCGAAGGAAGGATGCTTCATTAAGCTAATCAGAGCGATGGCGAAGCAAGGCAGGATGCAATGCTATTTCGGAACGTTAGAGGCTGAGGAAGATTTTAAAAAGCTTGAACATGGTCAGGCCCTGGCAGTTTATATTTCGTGAAGCTTCTGCAGATTCAGCTCAATTGAAATTTAGCCTGAGCTGGATTAAAATAGCTTGTGAATTAGACGCAAGAATGGATCAATGATGTATTTGACCCAACTGGACCCTCCAATTGGGTAGGGAAATTCATCATAAATTTTTTCCACATGAAACGAACCAAAGGCCTGCTTGATTTGCTTCGCTGACATTCCTTCTGGGACTTTGATTTGAATGGTATTAGTGGCCTGGGATTTTCGCAAGACGATGATTTGAGGGTTGGTCTGCGCCTGCTGCAGGGCAGCCATATCGATTTCTTCTTTAAATCTGATGAACTTTTCCATAACGTATTCCTCACTTTCTAAATTACGTGAGCGATATATTGGAAGCAGAGCATTT
Coding sequences within:
- a CDS encoding DUF4397 domain-containing protein, yielding MSRMKMFFMLLLSIFITSFVVHAQTARLQVIHNSADPVASKVDIYLNGTKLLDDFAFRAATPFIDAPANQELSIGVAPATSSSPSDIIATFKVTLAEGRRYIAIASGVLDPSKFASNPDGKETAFKLLIKENAQESAMTSGNVEFAVMHGSTDAPTVDIVARGIATLVDNAPYAAITDYISVPAADYTIDVKDASGTVVVATFGAPLSGLTNGAAFVFASGFLTPSANQNGAAFGIFAALPNGDVIALPSITTARLQVIHNAADPAADSVDIYLNGAKILDNFAFRAATPFINAPANQNIVVGVAPKTSSSSSDIVASFTFNLLAGEKYIAVANGVLNPINFAPNPDGKSTAFNIFVKDMAQESAKVSGNVEFAIMHGSTDAPTVDIVARGVATLVDDAPYAAITDYISVPAADYIIDVKDASGMVTIATFRAPLSGLANGAAFVLASGFLNPAANQNGKAFAILAVLPDGTVIELPAITTARVQVIHNAADPAAKFVDIYLNGVKLLDDFAFRAATPFIDAPANQNITIGVAPNSSTSANDVIANFTVNLLAGESYVAIANGVLDPSKFVANPDGRNTAFTIWLKDMARERGTGSNVDFIIVHGATDVDAVKVMVKNGPTLVESASYGDITDYISVPAASYDIRLIRTRDGATLGAFDVNLSNLAGSSAVVLASGFRKDTGNQGGESFQLIGVLANGQVVIFKDPPTSANGFVDSVIPTQFELKQNYPNPFNPTTTITFSLPTSEFVKLSVYNTLGQQVATLVNERLNAGQYNLLFDGSNLKSGIYYYRIEAGNFTSTKRLVLIR
- a CDS encoding SRPBCC family protein, which codes for MKIYTLETKTILNNPIDDIFPFFANAENLDRVTPPWLKFEILTPLPIEMKIGTIVDYRLQLHGIPIRWRSKITEWNPPLKFTDVQIKGPYRFWKHEHLFIAEGNQTRMTDRVQYAIPGWIFAPLIHLLLVQPDLEKIFRYRERKFLEIFKGDGPVRSGGMNMIVPHSA